CGGAATTGCCATCTCATTTGATGAGTCATATTGCACGCTTATCAGTTGACCCTGAAAACCGGATTGTTATGCACTGTCATGCCAGTCATTTATTAGCGATGACCTTTACACATCCATTAGATGAACGCGAATTTACACGTACTTTATGGCAAATGTGTACGGAATGTTTAGTAGTTTTCCCTGAAGGTGTCGGTATTATTCCGTGGTTAGTACCTGGGACAAATGAAATTGGTGAAGCGACAGCTGCTAAGTTTAAAGAAAACCGCTTAGTGCTATGGCCACATCATGGTATTTATGGCGCTGGACGTGATATGGATGAAACATTTGGTTTAATTGAAACGGCTGAAAAAGCAGGACAGGTCTTTACTTATGTTCGTGCGCAAGGCGATATTTTACAAACGATTACGGATGAGCAGTTACAACAATTAGCTGATGCCTTTGGTGTAACAGCAAGAGAGGGTTATTTAGATATTTAAGCATGAGATAAAGTGGGGCTTTATGCCCCACTTTTTTGTTTTTGATACGGTGTAAACGAAGGTATCCAGCATTGAACTACTGGAGTAAGCTGACTGAGCGAACCGTTTTTCGAGCAGGTGTTCATTTTTGATAAGATATTTGCTATAATGAGAAAAAATAGTAAAACGAGGAACTGAATATGGCACAAGAAAATATCGGCATTCCCCATCATATCGGCATTATAATGGATGGGAATGGCCGTTGGGCTAAAAAACGATTCTTACCACGTATTGCTGGGCATAAGCGTGGCGTAGAAACCATTAAACAAATTACAAAGCACGCAAGTAAATTAGGCGTTAAAATCATAACATTGTATGCTTTTTCGACTGAAAATTGGGGTCGTCCAGAAGAAGAAGTAAACTTTCTGATGCGATTACCCAAAGAGTTTTTTAATGCATTTTTACCTGAGCTGATTGAAAATAATTGTCGTGTAGAATGTATTGGTGACATTTCAAAACTACCTGAAGAAACACAAAATATTTTACAACAAGCAGTACAACAGAGTCAGCATTGTACTGGACTGATTTTGAATTTTGCGATTAATTACGGTGGCCAACAAGAAATACTTGAAGCAGTTCGTAGTATTGCACAAGATGTAAAGAGTGGTCAATTAGCGGTTGATGCGATTGAGATTGAACAAATTGAACAGCGATTGACAACCGCACGTTATGGCGAATTAGCTAACCCGGATTTAATTATTCGTACGAGTGGCGAACAACGTTTAAGCAATTTTTTATTATGGCAATCTGCTTACAGTGAATTATATTTTACAGATGTATTGTGGCCAGATTTTTCAACCAAGGACTTTGAGCAAGCATTGCTGGCATTCAGTAAAAGACAAAGACGATTTGGTAAGGTGTAAATTATTGTGAGAGTGCGGGTGCATTTGCCTTGAACCACTGGAGCACATAGTGTGAGTGAAGCTACTCTGACTTGAACAAGTGGAAAATATGGTGAGAGAGGATGTTTTGCCTTGAACCATTGGAGCAGGGGTCGCAGAAGTGCTAAGGCGCTTTAAGAGCAATGCGAAGTGGACGCCGAGGCTGCCCGAACGTACCGGAATAAACCGTAGAGAGAGAGGGAGCAGTGTATATCCTGTCCCAGTCATACAAGGTGAAATCTTGTTAGAAAGGATGATAGTTTGAGAGTTCGTACATTGAGTGCTGTTATTGGTTTAGCAGTATTTGTTCCCTTTATCTTATTAGGGCAACAATATTTTGCGTTTGCCATCTTTATTTTGGCAGTCGTCGGCTTATTTGAGATTGCACGCATGAAGCATATTGCGTATTTTAATTTAATTGGAGTCGTCGCAACATTAGCGCTGACATTAATTGTCTTACCAACTCATTATACATTGAGTTGGATTACGCTGACCAATTCACAGTTTTTATTTTATTTATGTGGTATGGCAATGCTAATTATGATGGTGTATCGCTATCATAATTTAAATTTTGAAGATGTGTCATTATTGATGTTTGGAGCGCTATATGTAGGTTTCGGATTTCGATTCATTATCATTATTCGTGATATGGGATTAGGTACATTGATGTACTTGTTCTTTGTGATTTGGGCTACCGACATTGGCGCGTATTTAGTTGGTCGCTTTTTTGGCAAACGCAAGCTAGCACCCGAAGTTAGCCCGAATAAAACAGTAGAAGGCTCATTAGGTGGTGTGGCTAGTGCGATGGCGATAGGCATTATCTTCTCCCGTACCGTTAATCCCAATCTAGGACTAACTGAACATGTATGGTTGTTAAGCGCCATTTTGTCGATTGTCGGTCAGTATGGTGATTTAGTTGAGTCGTCACTCAAACGTCATTTTGGTGTCAAAGATTCTGGTAATTTCTTACCTGGTCATGGCGGCGTATTGGACCGTTTTGATAGTTTGATCTTTGCCAGCTTTATGTTTATGATTTGGTTAAATCTATTTAGAAGA
The genomic region above belongs to Aerococcaceae bacterium zg-1292 and contains:
- the rhaD gene encoding rhamnulose-1-phosphate aldolase, which translates into the protein MKNILEAKFVREMMDTTANLYRLGWDERNGGNISYLLEESEVAEYLDLNHVERVIPIDFEGDALAGRYFIVTGSGKYFKNVEKEPEDSLGVIRIGKDGKSVELLWGFVNGGRPTSELPSHLMSHIARLSVDPENRIVMHCHASHLLAMTFTHPLDEREFTRTLWQMCTECLVVFPEGVGIIPWLVPGTNEIGEATAAKFKENRLVLWPHHGIYGAGRDMDETFGLIETAEKAGQVFTYVRAQGDILQTITDEQLQQLADAFGVTAREGYLDI
- a CDS encoding isoprenyl transferase; protein product: MAQENIGIPHHIGIIMDGNGRWAKKRFLPRIAGHKRGVETIKQITKHASKLGVKIITLYAFSTENWGRPEEEVNFLMRLPKEFFNAFLPELIENNCRVECIGDISKLPEETQNILQQAVQQSQHCTGLILNFAINYGGQQEILEAVRSIAQDVKSGQLAVDAIEIEQIEQRLTTARYGELANPDLIIRTSGEQRLSNFLLWQSAYSELYFTDVLWPDFSTKDFEQALLAFSKRQRRFGKV
- a CDS encoding phosphatidate cytidylyltransferase; amino-acid sequence: MRVRTLSAVIGLAVFVPFILLGQQYFAFAIFILAVVGLFEIARMKHIAYFNLIGVVATLALTLIVLPTHYTLSWITLTNSQFLFYLCGMAMLIMMVYRYHNLNFEDVSLLMFGALYVGFGFRFIIIIRDMGLGTLMYLFFVIWATDIGAYLVGRFFGKRKLAPEVSPNKTVEGSLGGVASAMAIGIIFSRTVNPNLGLTEHVWLLSAILSIVGQYGDLVESSLKRHFGVKDSGNFLPGHGGVLDRFDSLIFASFMFMIWLNLFRR